The segment CATTGAACCTCTGTCCTGGTACCGGAACGGCTTAATTGGTTTGCCATTTTCACCGCGAAGAATTGCCCTTCCGGCATATTCACCTTGTTGCATTGCCACCGGGGCAGTCAAAGGCAATGGTTGACCATCCTGTTCGAAGTAAGCCATATCGCCAATTACAAAGACTTCAGGATGATTTCCAATCGTTAAGTTCTGATTCACAACGATACGGCTCCCCTTTACCTTCATTACCGGCAATGCATCTGCTAATGAGGCAGCACATACGCCCGCCGCCCAAAAAAGCGTATAAGAAGAAATCCACGTTCCGTCCCGTAACAACACACGGCTGGGCTCTGCCCCGCTTACTGCCGTTCCAGGCCGCACCTCGACACCTATTTGCCTGAGTCTCAGAGCGGTATATTCCTGGAGTTTCTTTGGGAAGGACGGTAAAAGGCTACTGCCGGCCTCAACAAGAATAATCCTCACATCCTTTACCTGTAACTCCGGATAGTCCTTTGACAACACGTGATGAACTAACTCCGATAATGCTCCGGCAAACTCAACACCGGTTGGTCCCCCGCCAACAATTACAAAGGTAAGTAATGCCTCACGCTCCGGCAGATTCTGTTTCTGCGCCGCACGTTCAAAAACATATAAAATATGACTTCGTAACATTACTGCATCACTGAGATACTTAAGATCATAACCATAGCGCTTCACGGTATCCATACCAAAATAATTCGTTATGCTTC is part of the Candidatus Jettenia sp. AMX2 genome and harbors:
- a CDS encoding NAD(P)/FAD-dependent oxidoreductase; this translates as MKRVVIVGVGFGGLRAARALSGKGLDVLLVDRNNYHLFQPLLYQVATAILEQESIVYPVREIIRHWEGIRFQLAEVRNIDLERRQILTSETAIDYDYLILAAGSITNYFGMDTVKRYGYDLKYLSDAVMLRSHILYVFERAAQKQNLPEREALLTFVIVGGGPTGVEFAGALSELVHHVLSKDYPELQVKDVRIILVEAGSSLLPSFPKKLQEYTALRLRQIGVEVRPGTAVSGAEPSRVLLRDGTWISSYTLFWAAGVCAASLADALPVMKVKGSRIVVNQNLTIGNHPEVFVIGDMAYFEQDGQPLPLTAPVAMQQGEYAGRAILRGENGKPIKPFRYQDRGSMATIGRGAAVANIQNLNFSGFPAWLIWLVLHLFFLIGFRNRLVVLLNWAYDYFFFKKQVRIITQGAKEEEPERR